TTTCAGCTTCCCAAAAAGCAGACAGAAAAATGCTAAATATGCAGCAGTGTGACCTCAACCCTTAGATCAGTCACTATTTTTCGACAAAGGTGTCTAATTCCTTTCACCTAGGTACTTTTCTCCTTTATCTCCAATCAATCATGTCAGCACACGTACAATACTGTCTAATATATGTAGTTTACAAACAGTAGATTATTAtataggctatgtacaggtgagTTCAATTGCTAATGGGTGACCTAGTTGTTGAGGAGTGTGTTTTGCTTCTTAAATTGATAGTAGTATGTTCTTATTAAGTTGTATGTTGGAATGTTGCACATTTGATCAATTGTGTTCATGCAGGGCTCCCTTGGAAAATAAAAAACTCCTTCAGCAGTAACCAACCCAGCGCAGCAGCACAGCTAAGCTATGAATGGTAATGACCACAGACTGAATAGCTAGGAATGTCAACCAGAGTTATTGCACTGGAGCTCTTCGTCCATCGCTACACCGCAACAGATGCAGCAGTATATTTCCTTAAACAGAGATCCATAAACATGAGGACAGAATAaaatgtacatacagtggggcaaaaaagtatttagtcagccaccaattgtgcaagttctcccacttaaaaagatgagagaggcctgtaatttttatcataggtacacttcaactatgacagacaaaatgagaagaaaaaatcccgaaaatcacattgtaggatttttaatgaatttatttgcaaattatggtggaaaataagtatttggtcacctacaaacaatcaatatttctggctctcgcagacctgtaacttcttctttaagagactcctctgtcctccactcgttacctgtattaatggcacctgtttgaacttgttatcagtataaaagacacctgtccacaacctcaaacagtcacactccaaactccactatggccaagaccaaagagctgtcaaaggacaccagaaacaaaattgtagacctgcaccaggctggaaagactgaatctgcaatgggtaagcagcttggtttgaagaaatcaactgtgggagcaattattaggaaatggaagacatacaagaccactgataatctccctcgatctggggctccacgcaagatctcaccctgtggggtcaaaatgatcacaaaaacggtgagcaaaaatcccagaaccacatggggggtcctagtgaataacctgcagagagctgggaccaaagtaacaaagcctaccatcagtaacacactacgccgccagggactcaaatcctgcagggccagacgtgcccccctgcttaagccagtacatgtccaggcccgtctgaagtttgctagagagcatttggatgatccagaagaagattgggagaatgtcatatggtcagatgaaaccaaaatataactttttggtaaaaactcaactcgtcgtgtttggaggacaaagaatgctgagttgcatccaaagaacaccatacctactgtgaagcatgggggtggaaacatcatgctttggggctgtttttctgcaaagggaccaggacgactgatccgtgtaaaggaaagaaggaatggggccatgtatcgtgagattttgagtgaaaacctccttccatcagcaagggcattaaagatgaaacgtggctgggtctttcagcatgacaatgatcccgaacacaccgcccgggcaacaaaggagtggcttcttaagaagcatttcaaggtcctggagtagccTAACCAGTCTTCAggtctcaaccccatagaaaatctttggagggagttgaaagtccgtgttgcccagcaacagccccaaaacatcactgctctagaggagatctgcatggaggaattggccaaaataccagcaacagtgtgtgaaaaccttgtgaagacttacagaaaacgtttgacctctgtctttgccaacaaagggtatataacaaagtattgagataaacttttgttattgaccaaatacttattttccaccatattttgcaaataaattcattcaaaatcctacaatgtgattttctggattttttttctcattttgtctgtcatagttgaagtgtacctatgatgaaaattacaggcctctctcatctttttaagtgggagaacttgcacaattggtggctgaccaaatacttttttgccccactgtaactccAGGAGATATGGCAGATTCCAAAGCATGTTGCAAGAGAGCTGAAAATAAGCACCGACCGTATTCACATAATCACAGCTTGTTATGTGAATACAGTGGGTTCTTAGGTTCTGTTTGGTAGGATTGTAAAATATCTCAAACCTAACAACCTAATCAACCCAAAGAGAACCTACACTGTAAGCACCCACTGCCTTCACATAATTCATCCGGTGTGGTATGAATGGTAAAGATGCTATTGGCTGCATACTGGCTGTTCGGTCAAGGTCACTGTCTTGTTTGAACCCGGCTAGGATATCTCTGAGTGAGTCTTCTCCCATTCATCCATATGGTTGTATTACAATCACTATGAATCAGCTTGGCACCCTCACTCAACCTGTGTCCATTTGGGTTATTTTCAACCAGCTCTTATGGGAAGTGTGGAAACAACTATGCACTTACATCATGACCCTCACACATAGCCATATAGTGTTGTTGTGGGTTGGTATGTCTGTTTTGTTATTGAGAGATGAATAATGTTCACCTCTGAAGCGCTCTGGGGCTGGGTGACTCATCCAACGCCTTAGGGAGGTTTCTGTGGGATCTGCGTGGTAGCATCAACAACAAACTGTCCATAGCAGAggaagctggtgggaggagctataggaggatgggctttttgtaatggctggaatggaattaatggaaagGTATCAAACCACAAGTTTGACTCTTTTCCATTAATTCCATCCAACCATTACAGTgaacccatcctcctatagctcctcccaccagcctccactaatACAGCCTATAGGTTAAGAAGAATATAAACTATATAGTCTATGATTAGGCTGAGACATTTTTCTTTTTGTTTATTTCCACCCTGTAGCCTAgatgctgtaaaaaaaaaaaaaaaacattcagttGGAAAATAGGGATCAAAGAAAGGTGTTTAGACAGCAAGTACAACCCAAACATTTTTAATAACAGAACGGGCTACAACCGTTTTATTTCGTATGCATTCGTGAGTCTTCGTATGGGTTCGGAGAAGCCCAGGAGAGGGGGCTGAGTCCGAGCCGCACTGATATCTAGGTTGCATGTGACTAATCGAGTTTGCCAGTGAAGTAGGCTACAATTCATTCCTACGGAATGTTCACCTGAGAGAGCGAAAGCATTGCAAAATAACAGGTGAGTCTTCTTAGAAACGCATGTCACTGTTGCAATTGTTCACTAAATGAGTCATGTTATTTCCAATAAGTTACTTTATTATTTTTTGCGGATAAAATAACTTCTAAGAATGATCGTGTCTATCTACTGTAGCACAAACTTTGCTATGAGTTATTTATAGTTCGTTTATGGGAAGGCTAGTTTGTGAAAACAACTTGATACACGTCCAATGTGATGAACTTTACACACGGATAGTAATTTTGAAGTGAGGTCGTTTCATTGAAGTTTGGACCAATTTTACACTAACCGTGATTCTCCATTACCTTTTAGACCGAATCGTTTTGAGAAATGTGGTGTCATTAGAAGCGAAGGACGATTGCACGGTAACCTGACTTAAAACGGAAATTACAAATTCCCTGCTGAAGGAGCGTAGTTTACAAACGTAGTAAAGCCACTGGTGAAAACCCCACACATACAAAACGAAAAAAAGGAACATGGCAACGGGTGGATTTAAACCAAATGCACAGACAGACTTTCTGGAGGAATGGAAGGCTAAACGGGAGAAGATGAGGGCAAAAATGCTCGGGGACATCGCTGCGGCCACCGGCGCATGCTCTGGTGGTATTGCCCCTGCCACTGCGTCCCTGGGGAGCCACAGCAACAAAAGTGAGATGCGCAATGCTACCTCGAGCACCGAACTTAACAACAACGGCAACCCGGACCGCGGGACATCATACCCCATGGCTCGCTCATCATCCTCCTCAGCCTTGAAGAGACCTGACGATGACCCACACCCGACACCAGCCGTCAGAGGAGCGGATACACCAGGGAGTAACCTGAAGAAGACACCGCAGCCGGAGAAAGTGCCCTGCACCCCACAAGAGTCCAGCCCGACTGCATGCAATGACCATGGCAGTGACAAGGAGAGCCCCTCACCCAGTAAAggcaaagagaagaaaaacagtggTCCAAGCGCCAGGAAGGGGAAAGGACAGATAGAGAAGAGAAAGCTGAGGGAGAAGCGCAGATCAACAGGTGTTGTCAGCATGCCATCCACCGAGGTGAGTCCAAGCTGTCTAACTTTCATTTGTTTACAAATCATCGCCTAGTTAATTAGCATGACGCATGGTGTTGGATGAGACTGTTTACACTCTGTACTGGCaacctgtaggcctatgcaacaacaacaacaacaacaaaaaagttatGAAAAGACGGCATAAAAGTTGGACTTATCTGTCTCTTAGGTCGCGTCATTATCATTATGAAACGAACATTTCAATGTACCAAATGGGTTGGATATTTGTGGGGAAATGGTTTGAAACAGAGTAGCTTTAATGACCAATGAAGTTATCAAATGGGGTTCTAAAACATTAATTCTTCTGACCTTCAAAAGCCCACATAAACATGTCTGTTCCGGTGGAGTGTTTATGAAGACCTTCTGTCTAGCACAGACATGAAAAAAGTCTCCATGAGTATGCTGAAAATGTGCAGAGGGAGCAGTATCGTTGTTATTGCACTTAAATCATGTCACAGTCTGGCCGCAGGGACGTTGATGAAAGCTTGACCACTAAGAACTTCCACCATCAGGGAAATGAtgtttatacagtgcctttagaaagtattcgcatccctggacttttcccacattttgttgtgttacagcctgaatttaaaatggattcaattgagattttgtgtcactggcctacaaacctttttatgtttttagaaatgtttacaaattcataaaaaatgaaaagctgaattgtcttgagtcaagtattcaaccccgttgttatggcaagcctaaataaggcAAAAAATGCACTTAACAAGTCATAtattaagttgcatggactcactcactctgtgtgctataatagtggttaacatgattttcgAATGAGTACCTCATCTCTGTTCCCCACACTTACAATtacctgtaaggtccctcaattcAGCTgtcaatttcaaacacagattcaatccAATTTCTCGCAATAAAGGGCACTTATTGGTAGATAGATTAAAAAAGCagccattgaatatccctttgagcatggtgaagttattaattacagaGGACGACTGATtaagatttttcaacgccgataccgattattggaggaccaaaaaaagccgatgccaatttgtctatgtatgtgtgtatatgtatatgtatgtgtgtgtgtgtgtgtgtgtgtgtgtgtgtgtgtgtgtgtgtgtgtatgtgtgtgtatatatatatatgcatgtgtgtatatatgtatgtatatatgtgtatgtgtgtgtgtatatatgtatgtatatatgtgtgtatatatgtatgtatataagtgtgtgtgtgtgtatgtattataCATATTTTGTAAcgatgacaattacaacaatactgaatgaacacttacagtggggcaaagaagtatttagtcagccaccaattgtgcaagttctcccacttaaaaagatgaggcctgtaattttcatcataggtacacttcaactatgacagacaaaatgaggatacattttttttctccagaaaatcacattgtaggattttttaatgaatttatttgcaaattatggtggaaaatatgaggaggaaaacctggttccgtctgctttccaacacactgggagacaaatttacctttcagcaggacaataacctaaaacacaaggccaaatattcactggggttgcttaccaagatgacattgaaagtacctgagtggcctagttgcagttttgacttaaatcgacttgaaaatctatagcgagacttgacagagtttgaagaattaaaaaagaatatgtacaaatattgtacaatccaggaaagactcaaagctgtaatcgaaGGTGAAGGTGATTTATAACAGGTTaattcaggggtgtgaatacttaagtaaattagatatttcattGTCAATAAATTAGCACAAATttgaaacatgttttcactttgtcattaggggttattgtgtgtagatgggtgagcaaCATTTTTTGATGTAATTCATTTTGCATGTAGGCTaaaacagcaaaatgtggaataggtcaaggggtatgaatactttctgaaggcactgtataatgggcGTGCTTTATGATGTTGACACTGGCTCAGTGCCTTGAAGCCACAGAGTGTAGTCTACATATTAGGGGTCTGGCTTTTCTGACAGCTGCCCACACCCAGAGCATGCTGCCCTCTGTGGCGTTTCACCTGTAGGTTGACCAGTGTCTGCTGGCTGGTGACAGCCTGTTAGAATGTCGGCAGTGCCAGTAGAGAAGTTTGAGAGGCTGGTCAGAAGCCAAGCCGTAAAGCTAGGTTTCATCCCCACAGATCATGCCAAACTATGTGCTACCATGCCCCATGCAACAACATTGCCTGTGTTTATTGCATTGCATATTTCCCATATTTCCCATGGTAAATCTATACCCTGACATGGCGATCACTGTATGATTTGGACCCTCTTCACACAAGGCCTCTGGTGTTATGAATTTTATTGAATAGGTACGCTGGGGCATAATCAGCCTGCATGTTCTGTGGGGCACAATAGCTGTTGAGGGGGTTTCAGAGCAATAGGGAACCCAATCGCGCCACTCTGAATAGCTGATAATGGCTTCACGGTTAACCGAAGCAAACACTGGCTCTTCTGTGGCGTGTCAATCAGGACCACCTCCTGCATTCCAGGAAGGTGTCTCGTTTCAGCCTCCCTGTCCATCTCACCCTCTTTGGCGGAGAATGGTATGTGTCTACTGGCTGTTGGGGA
Above is a genomic segment from Oncorhynchus clarkii lewisi isolate Uvic-CL-2024 chromosome 33, UVic_Ocla_1.0, whole genome shotgun sequence containing:
- the LOC139393193 gene encoding PRKC apoptosis WT1 regulator protein-like isoform X2, encoding MATGGFKPNAQTDFLEEWKAKREKMRAKMLGDIAAATGACSGGIAPATASLGSHSNKSEMRNATSSTELNNNGNPDRGTSYPMARSSSSSALKRPDDDPHPTPAVRGADTPGSNLKKTPQPEKVPCTPQESSPTACNDHGSDKESPSPSKGKEKKNSGPSARKGKGQIEKRKLREKRRSTGVVSMPSTESLDELDDDDGGDKAKEEEQQLTQLNTEQNEAMTSDPGAATHLLQDTPRSGSGHHQSSSGGPGSEEEAGGNSRHRHGNRHGNRHGNAGGLERRMEELEKELARQRQENGQLLKAHQDKDDLIGKLKEEIDLLNRDLDDIEDENEQLKQENKTLLKVVGQLTR
- the LOC139393193 gene encoding PRKC apoptosis WT1 regulator protein-like isoform X1 — protein: MATGGFKPNAQTDFLEEWKAKREKMRAKMLGDIAAATGACSGGIAPATASLGSHSNKSEMRNATSSTELNNNGNPDRGTSYPMARSSSSSALKRPDDDPHPTPAVRGADTPGSNLKKTPQPEKVPCTPQESSPTACNDHGSDKESPSPSKGKEKKNSGPSARKGKGQIEKRKLREKRRSTGVVSMPSTESLDELDDDDGGDKAKEEEQQLTQLNTEQNEAMTSDPGAATHLLQDTPRSGSGHHQSSSSGGPGSEEEAGGNSRHRHGNRHGNRHGNAGGLERRMEELEKELARQRQENGQLLKAHQDKDDLIGKLKEEIDLLNRDLDDIEDENEQLKQENKTLLKVVGQLTR